One Clostridium estertheticum DNA segment encodes these proteins:
- a CDS encoding 2-hydroxyacid dehydrogenase, with amino-acid sequence MDKKKVYITRRIPDEAIELLEEHFYVEINSLDRVLTKEELLEKVIGMDAVLCLITDNIDSEVLEAAGDKCKIFANYGVGFNNIDTAAATERGIIITNTPGVLDDATADLAWTLLMAVSRRIVAADKFTRNGAFQSWDPMMFLGRDITGKTLGLIGAGRIGFNFAKKAKAFDMKILYTGLRHNFKIEEELGAIYVDKETLLREADFVSLHVPLVPSTTHYIGEKEFSLMKKTSVIVNTSRGPVIDEKALVKALKQGEIWGAGLDVYENEPELEPELLDMYNVVIVPHIASATMETRRNMGLIAANNIIKVLMDEKPDTCVNTEVLK; translated from the coding sequence ATGGATAAGAAAAAGGTCTACATAACAAGAAGAATCCCAGATGAGGCTATTGAACTTTTAGAAGAACATTTTTATGTAGAAATAAATTCACTAGATAGAGTTTTAACAAAAGAAGAATTATTAGAAAAGGTTATAGGCATGGATGCAGTTTTATGTCTTATAACTGATAATATTGACAGTGAGGTGCTAGAGGCAGCCGGTGATAAGTGTAAGATATTTGCTAACTATGGTGTAGGCTTCAACAATATTGATACAGCAGCAGCTACTGAAAGAGGAATAATAATTACAAACACTCCTGGAGTTTTAGATGATGCAACTGCAGACCTGGCATGGACACTTCTTATGGCGGTATCTAGAAGAATAGTGGCAGCAGATAAATTTACAAGAAATGGTGCTTTTCAATCTTGGGATCCTATGATGTTTCTTGGACGAGACATCACTGGTAAAACATTAGGACTTATAGGTGCAGGACGAATTGGGTTTAATTTTGCAAAGAAAGCTAAGGCTTTCGATATGAAAATACTTTACACTGGTCTAAGGCATAATTTTAAAATAGAAGAGGAGTTAGGCGCTATTTATGTGGATAAAGAAACCTTGCTCAGGGAAGCGGACTTTGTTTCATTACACGTACCACTAGTACCTTCTACTACTCATTACATCGGCGAAAAGGAATTTTCCCTTATGAAAAAAACTTCGGTTATTGTTAATACATCTAGAGGCCCAGTAATTGATGAAAAAGCATTAGTTAAAGCTCTTAAGCAAGGTGAAATATGGGGAGCTGGACTTGATGTGTATGAGAATGAACCAGAACTTGAGCCAGAGCTTTTAGATATGTATAATGTTGTAATTGTTCCACATATTGCTTCAGCTACTATGGAAACCAGAAGAAATATGGGATTAATTGCAGCTAACAACATTATTAAAGTGCTTATGGATGAAAAGCCAGATACTTGTGTTAATACAGAAGTATTAAAATAA
- a CDS encoding DUF5317 domain-containing protein, with product MFIEALIFALIIGYILKGKIKNLENVDIKRTYLVFISFFIEFFIIITIRKGFFNIGIFTYILDSIMYLLLAAFIYFNRKNKYIVLMGLGFLLNAIPIFLNGGAMPVSATAAETAGLSLNMSKEGLYCLINGNTRVWFLGDIIPLTFLRHFAISIGDIMAALGLMLFIITGMKKTAKN from the coding sequence ATGTTTATTGAAGCGTTAATTTTTGCACTGATTATTGGATACATATTAAAGGGTAAGATAAAAAATTTAGAAAATGTAGATATAAAACGCACATATCTTGTTTTTATATCTTTCTTTATAGAATTTTTTATAATTATTACTATAAGAAAAGGTTTTTTTAATATAGGTATATTTACATATATATTAGATTCTATAATGTATCTTTTATTAGCAGCTTTTATCTATTTTAATAGAAAAAATAAGTATATTGTGCTTATGGGATTAGGATTTTTGCTAAATGCTATTCCGATTTTCTTAAATGGAGGGGCCATGCCAGTGAGCGCTACAGCCGCAGAAACTGCTGGGCTTAGTTTAAATATGAGCAAGGAAGGTCTTTATTGCTTAATAAATGGAAATACTAGAGTATGGTTTTTAGGAGATATTATTCCACTGACTTTCTTAAGGCATTTTGCCATAAGTATAGGAGATATTATGGCAGCCCTAGGGCTAATGTTATTTATAATTACAGGAATGAAGAAAACAGCTAAAAATTAG
- a CDS encoding NAD(P)H-dependent oxidoreductase subunit E, with translation MCSNCLSGENFIVLEKFINDLPSKEGALIEVLHKAQGLFGYLPQEVQAFVAEKLNIPASKVYGVVTFYSYFTIKPRGEYVINVCMGTACFVRGSGDVLDEFQKKLKVKNGETTDNGRFTLGSLRCVGACGLAPVVTINDKVYGHVTVDQVDKILAEYAE, from the coding sequence GTGTGTTCTAATTGTTTAAGCGGAGAAAATTTTATAGTTTTAGAAAAATTTATTAATGACCTTCCAAGTAAAGAAGGTGCTCTTATCGAAGTGCTTCACAAGGCACAAGGTTTATTTGGCTACTTACCTCAAGAGGTACAAGCTTTTGTAGCAGAAAAGTTAAATATTCCAGCTTCAAAAGTTTACGGTGTTGTGACTTTCTATTCTTACTTCACTATTAAACCAAGAGGCGAATATGTAATTAATGTTTGCATGGGAACTGCTTGTTTTGTTAGAGGTTCTGGAGATGTACTTGATGAGTTTCAAAAGAAGTTAAAGGTGAAGAATGGTGAAACTACTGATAATGGTAGATTTACATTAGGCTCATTAAGATGTGTAGGTGCCTGTGGTCTTGCACCTGTTGTAACTATAAACGATAAAGTTTATGGTCATGTTACAGTAGATCAAGTAGATAAGATACTAGCTGAGTATGCTGAATAG
- a CDS encoding metallophosphoesterase family protein, whose product MKIAILSDTHVKKHSDKLFKFIDNISRESDMIIHAGDYVSSSVVSKLREHKNFIGVWGNNDKGYIRDLLKEKVIIPVEGYKIGLYHGHGNDKNTLERAYDEFSGDKVDIIIFGHSHQPLIITKNKVLMINPGSPSYKRREPWYSYVILEIEDKKINVQLKFFN is encoded by the coding sequence ATGAAAATTGCGATATTGTCTGATACTCATGTAAAAAAACATAGTGATAAACTTTTCAAATTCATAGATAATATATCTAGAGAATCTGATATGATAATTCATGCAGGTGATTATGTCTCCTCTAGCGTGGTATCAAAATTAAGAGAGCATAAAAACTTTATTGGAGTATGGGGAAATAATGATAAGGGCTACATCAGAGATCTATTAAAAGAAAAGGTAATTATACCCGTGGAAGGATATAAAATTGGTTTGTACCACGGTCATGGTAATGACAAAAATACCCTAGAGAGAGCTTATGATGAATTTAGTGGAGATAAAGTAGATATAATCATCTTCGGTCACAGTCATCAACCACTGATAATAACTAAAAATAAAGTTCTTATGATAAATCCAGGTTCACCCTCTTACAAGAGGCGGGAACCATGGTATTCTTATGTTATTTTAGAGATTGAGGATAAGAAAATAAATGTTCAATTGAAATTTTTTAATTAA
- a CDS encoding transcriptional regulator, translating into MNSDYSLDFLKRLAKGISAQFGRNCEVVIHDLSSGHVDYPIIFIENGHVTHRTTSTSASRVVLNALKHVSDSLEDKLNYLTKTHDGKILKSSTIYIRDNQNKPMGIFSINYDITELTIAKNCIDSLLSHKEDIKNADKIPQNVNQLLEDLLEESVKKIGKPVALMTKEQKIQAIQFLNDAGAFLITKAGDKIADFFSISKYSIYNYVDIKNKF; encoded by the coding sequence ATGAATAGCGATTATAGTTTAGATTTTTTAAAAAGATTAGCAAAGGGTATTTCAGCTCAATTTGGACGAAATTGTGAAGTAGTTATTCATGATTTATCTTCCGGCCATGTAGATTATCCAATTATATTTATTGAAAATGGCCATGTAACACACAGAACAACTAGCACTAGTGCTTCACGTGTTGTCTTAAATGCACTAAAGCATGTTTCTGATTCACTAGAAGATAAATTAAATTATCTTACCAAGACTCACGATGGTAAAATTTTAAAATCAAGTACTATATATATACGAGATAATCAAAATAAACCTATGGGAATATTCTCCATAAATTACGATATTACAGAGCTCACTATAGCTAAAAATTGTATAGACTCCTTGCTTAGTCATAAGGAGGATATTAAAAATGCGGACAAAATTCCTCAAAATGTAAATCAACTATTAGAGGACTTATTAGAGGAATCTGTAAAAAAAATAGGTAAACCAGTTGCTCTTATGACTAAAGAACAAAAGATACAAGCAATTCAATTTCTTAATGATGCTGGTGCCTTCTTAATTACAAAGGCTGGGGATAAAATAGCAGATTTTTTCAGTATTTCAAAGTACTCCATATACAATTACGTAGACATTAAAAATAAATTTTAA
- a CDS encoding HD-GYP domain-containing protein, with protein MKKLSLKLKIYFISIYLITLIFIFYSAFNNFLPITYINYIDGLFFIILVAITESFSVPFQSMSFSTSFSIELASYILFGPFISLLIIILGFSARVLKVKSGYKHILNTPIYGTLFNYCIFVLSILSSNYIYLQYGGSFSIDKLSSNVFQIILFCMVFFIVNNIIISSLSSVMFNKNITYVFISNIRLMILNILVMAPFGIVVAFVFNLYSYGGVFLVLVPIVLAKYTFSLYIQTKSQYVETIDALMLAMEARDRYTEGHSKRVAEISAVIAKELKYSQLKIEQLNMAALLHDVGKIGIDDCILNKPGKLTKEEFDTIKTHPQIGYNILKDIKNLENILPIIRNHHERYDGTGYPDGKSAEELGLDVFIVQLADSIDAMSTDRPYRKALHPDVVVEEVKKYSGTQFHPKVVEAYFKVLEKQKK; from the coding sequence ATGAAAAAGCTATCATTGAAACTTAAAATATATTTTATATCTATATATTTAATAACATTAATCTTCATTTTTTATTCTGCCTTTAATAATTTTTTACCTATTACATATATAAACTATATAGATGGATTATTTTTTATTATATTAGTTGCTATAACTGAAAGTTTTTCCGTTCCTTTTCAAAGTATGTCTTTTAGCACTAGTTTTTCAATAGAATTAGCAAGTTATATATTGTTTGGACCATTTATATCTTTATTGATAATTATTTTAGGGTTTTCTGCTAGGGTATTAAAAGTCAAAAGTGGTTATAAGCATATTTTAAATACACCTATTTATGGTACCCTATTTAATTACTGTATTTTTGTGTTGTCCATATTATCTAGTAATTATATTTACTTACAATATGGCGGGTCTTTCTCAATTGATAAACTATCAAGCAATGTATTTCAAATAATCTTGTTTTGCATGGTGTTTTTTATTGTAAACAATATAATAATTTCAAGTTTATCATCGGTAATGTTTAATAAAAACATTACTTATGTATTCATTAGTAATATAAGACTTATGATTTTAAATATTCTAGTTATGGCTCCTTTTGGTATAGTAGTAGCCTTCGTATTCAATTTATACAGTTATGGGGGTGTATTTCTTGTATTAGTTCCTATAGTATTAGCAAAATATACGTTCTCGTTATATATTCAAACAAAATCTCAATACGTTGAAACTATAGATGCACTTATGCTTGCTATGGAGGCAAGAGATAGATACACAGAAGGACATTCAAAAAGAGTGGCTGAGATTTCAGCGGTCATAGCAAAAGAACTCAAATATTCACAACTAAAAATTGAACAATTAAACATGGCAGCTCTACTTCATGACGTGGGAAAAATCGGTATTGATGATTGCATTTTAAATAAACCCGGTAAACTAACAAAGGAAGAATTTGATACAATAAAAACCCATCCTCAGATAGGCTATAATATTTTAAAAGATATTAAGAATCTTGAAAATATACTACCCATTATACGTAATCATCATGAACGATATGACGGAACAGGATATCCAGATGGTAAAAGTGCTGAGGAGTTAGGTTTGGATGTATTTATTGTTCAACTGGCAGACTCTATAGATGCTATGTCTACAGATAGACCTTATAGAAAAGCCTTACACCCGGACGTAGTTGTAGAAGAAGTGAAAAAATATTCTGGAACTCAATTTCATCCAAAGGTAGTGGAAGCATATTTTAAAGTATTAGAAAAACAAAAAAAATAA
- a CDS encoding murein L,D-transpeptidase family protein produces MSKKNIVIGALLTVGAVGAYELYKKNSIINDSSFYKVDEADRQFTWSLEEEDFFFKKPEEKPQDVAIKVYKSIRILELYGDDNLIGKFKIALGGDPIGDKIVEGDRKTPEGKYHICTRNDKSKYTLFLGLNYPNVEDAQRGLENGLIDELEFKEVEIKIQTGKRPNFSTPLGGAIGIHGGGTLGDWTAGCIALSDDDIRIIWEYTKINTSVEIYE; encoded by the coding sequence ATGAGTAAAAAGAATATAGTTATTGGCGCATTGCTTACAGTAGGGGCAGTAGGAGCCTACGAATTATATAAAAAAAATTCTATAATTAACGATTCCAGTTTTTATAAAGTGGATGAAGCAGATAGACAATTTACATGGTCTCTCGAGGAGGAGGATTTCTTTTTTAAAAAGCCAGAAGAAAAACCACAGGATGTAGCTATAAAGGTATATAAAAGCATAAGGATATTAGAATTATATGGAGATGATAACCTAATAGGTAAATTTAAAATTGCATTAGGGGGAGACCCTATTGGTGATAAAATTGTGGAAGGTGATAGGAAAACACCTGAAGGCAAATATCATATTTGCACAAGAAATGATAAAAGTAAATATACCCTATTCTTAGGACTTAATTATCCTAATGTGGAAGATGCCCAGAGGGGATTAGAAAATGGTTTAATAGACGAACTAGAATTTAAAGAAGTAGAAATTAAAATTCAAACTGGGAAAAGACCAAACTTTAGTACTCCTTTAGGTGGGGCAATAGGAATACATGGTGGGGGAACCCTAGGCGATTGGACTGCTGGATGCATTGCTCTATCAGATGATGATATTAGGATTATTTGGGAATACACTAAAATAAATACTTCTGTGGAAATCTATGAATAA
- a CDS encoding phage holin family protein yields MHKNDFLLKIYGVSGILGFLSEMLNSMQTSYIILLVLIILDTIIGISTAIKYKRFSSTGLRKATKKIITYSICVITVRLLETILTPLITTTMLSQIIIAFLAITEGVSILENLTLMGVPIPSNILPILIKTLKVPGLNTMIEASKDKHSEFSDIDDIINYQIPAFEDKYIRNFLEIKCNVMKSIINQILLIDETTNENPDILFYRILSTIELGLKDMNKKWSEEKIPAKYIETFSKVNQPKEDNCLAKLKIICYSAKTTREKKTEIIDCIVIVLYQTIINARKII; encoded by the coding sequence ATGCACAAGAATGACTTCTTGTTAAAAATATATGGAGTATCTGGAATATTAGGTTTTCTTAGCGAAATGCTTAATAGCATGCAAACCTCCTATATCATTCTTTTGGTGCTTATTATTTTAGATACTATTATAGGAATATCTACTGCTATAAAATATAAAAGATTTTCCAGTACAGGATTGCGTAAAGCTACTAAAAAAATTATCACTTATTCCATTTGCGTAATTACAGTTAGATTGCTGGAGACTATTTTAACTCCTCTAATAACCACCACCATGTTATCCCAAATTATTATAGCTTTCCTAGCAATTACAGAGGGTGTTAGTATTTTAGAAAATCTAACCCTAATGGGTGTTCCTATACCTTCTAATATTCTGCCTATACTAATCAAAACCTTAAAGGTACCAGGGTTAAATACTATGATAGAGGCTTCGAAGGACAAGCATAGTGAATTTTCTGACATTGATGATATAATAAATTATCAAATTCCTGCTTTTGAGGATAAATATATACGAAATTTTTTAGAAATTAAATGTAATGTAATGAAATCTATTATTAATCAAATCCTGCTTATAGATGAGACTACTAATGAAAATCCAGATATATTATTTTATAGGATACTTTCTACGATAGAGTTAGGTCTTAAGGATATGAACAAGAAATGGTCAGAAGAAAAAATTCCAGCTAAATATATTGAAACTTTTTCCAAAGTTAATCAACCTAAAGAAGATAATTGTTTAGCAAAACTAAAAATTATTTGTTATTCTGCAAAAACAACAAGGGAGAAAAAAACTGAGATTATTGATTGTATTGTAATAGTATTATATCAAACGATAATTAACGCACGTAAAATCATATAA
- a CDS encoding DUF2500 domain-containing protein produces MFSIIQFMVPAIFLLVFGIIIFSIIKGIGQWSNNNRQPVLSVKAKVVTKRTDTSSSSSMNDNQPIHSSSTFYHATFEVESGDRMELQISGSEFGLLAEGDVGKLTFQGTRYKNFEREF; encoded by the coding sequence ATGTTTAGTATTATCCAATTTATGGTTCCTGCTATATTTCTGTTGGTGTTTGGTATAATTATATTCAGCATAATTAAAGGCATAGGTCAATGGTCAAATAATAATAGACAACCTGTTTTATCAGTAAAAGCAAAGGTAGTAACTAAAAGGACAGATACGTCGAGTAGCAGTAGCATGAATGATAATCAGCCTATTCATAGTAGCAGTACATTCTATCATGCAACCTTTGAAGTGGAGAGTGGAGATAGGATGGAACTACAAATAAGCGGTAGTGAATTTGGCTTACTCGCAGAAGGGGACGTTGGAAAGCTTACATTTCAAGGAACTAGATATAAAAACTTTGAAAGAGAATTTTAA
- a CDS encoding nucleoside deaminase, giving the protein MNEFMKIAIEEALHGMKNDEGGPFGAVVVRNGEIISKAHNEVVKTNDPTAHAEVVALRKASSALGRFDLSDCEIYSSCEPCPMCFSAIHWAKIKKLYYGSTREDAANIDFDDQYIYDVIKGTAKVLQVEVLQINREESLEPFKEWKSKMDRVQY; this is encoded by the coding sequence ATGAACGAATTTATGAAAATCGCTATCGAGGAAGCACTACACGGAATGAAAAACGATGAGGGCGGTCCTTTTGGTGCTGTGGTTGTTAGAAATGGTGAGATTATTAGTAAAGCTCATAATGAAGTTGTTAAGACCAATGACCCTACAGCACATGCTGAGGTGGTAGCACTAAGAAAAGCTTCTAGTGCCCTTGGTAGATTTGATTTATCCGACTGTGAAATATACTCCTCTTGTGAACCTTGTCCTATGTGTTTTTCCGCAATTCACTGGGCTAAAATAAAAAAACTTTATTATGGCTCAACTAGAGAAGATGCTGCAAATATAGATTTTGATGACCAATATATTTATGATGTAATAAAAGGAACTGCAAAGGTATTGCAAGTTGAAGTGCTACAAATCAACAGAGAAGAAAGCCTTGAACCTTTTAAAGAATGGAAAAGTAAAATGGATAGAGTCCAATATTAG
- a CDS encoding heavy-metal-associated domain-containing protein, translated as MKKKIYIDGMSCSHCVSHVKEALLDIGAMKVKVDLEEKFATAEFDDEISDSEITEAIEDVGYEVTEIEED; from the coding sequence ATGAAGAAAAAAATATATATTGATGGAATGAGTTGCAGTCATTGCGTAAGTCATGTTAAGGAAGCCCTATTGGACATTGGTGCTATGAAAGTAAAAGTTGACTTAGAAGAAAAATTTGCTACAGCAGAATTTGACGATGAAATAAGTGATAGTGAAATTACAGAAGCTATTGAAGATGTAGGCTATGAAGTTACCGAAATAGAAGAAGATTAA
- a CDS encoding NADH-ubiquinone oxidoreductase-F iron-sulfur binding region domain-containing protein, whose translation MNKINSFDELKKIQNKYNTLLELREMSEEKELASEGKRCTRYLSVCGGTGCKSAQSDEILANLQKEIAANGLTDEVTAAITGCFGFCEKGPIVKVSPDNVFYVNVKPSDAAEIVKEHLLKGNIVDRLLFEEPSVKTKIKKQEDMPFYKKQVRIALRNCGLINPEDIKEYIAEDGYLALGKVITEMSQDEIIKLMIDSGLRGRGGGGFPTGKKWAFAKMYDADQKYIICNADEGDPGAFMDRSILEGDPHSVLEAMAIAGYSIGASIGDIYIRAEYPLAISRLRTAIGQARELGLLGKNILGTDFSFDIEIKYGAGAFVCGEETALIQSIEGSRGEPTNKPPFPAQSGLWNKPTCVNNVETLANIPAIINKGAAWYSSIGTATSKGTKVFALAGKINNVGLVEVPMGTTLREIIFDIGGGIKNGREFKAVQTGGPSGGCITAEFLDTPIDYESLSAIGSMMGSGGMIVMDEDNCMIDIAKFYLEFTVEESCGKCSPCRIGNKRLLEMLEKISKGNGTKEDLHKLKSLANTIKDTSLCGLGQTAPNPVLSTMKYFKSEYEAHVYDKTCPAGVCKNLLRYTITDKCIGCTKCARQCPVNCISGKVKTLHVIDQDKCIKCGACQTACPVNAIIKK comes from the coding sequence TTGAATAAAATTAATTCTTTTGATGAACTTAAAAAAATTCAAAATAAATATAATACATTACTAGAACTTAGGGAAATGAGCGAAGAAAAAGAGCTAGCTTCTGAAGGAAAGCGATGTACAAGGTATTTATCAGTTTGTGGTGGTACTGGCTGTAAGTCCGCTCAAAGTGATGAAATACTAGCAAATCTACAAAAGGAAATCGCAGCAAACGGATTAACTGATGAAGTAACTGCTGCTATAACTGGTTGTTTTGGATTTTGTGAAAAAGGTCCCATCGTTAAGGTTTCTCCTGATAACGTATTTTACGTTAATGTTAAACCTTCTGATGCTGCGGAAATAGTTAAAGAGCACTTATTAAAAGGTAACATTGTTGATAGACTTTTATTTGAAGAACCAAGTGTAAAAACAAAAATAAAAAAACAGGAAGATATGCCTTTTTATAAGAAGCAAGTAAGAATTGCACTTAGAAATTGTGGTCTTATTAATCCTGAAGACATAAAAGAATACATAGCTGAGGATGGTTACTTAGCATTAGGTAAAGTAATTACAGAAATGTCCCAAGATGAGATTATAAAATTAATGATTGATTCAGGTTTAAGAGGCAGGGGTGGCGGTGGCTTCCCAACAGGTAAGAAATGGGCTTTTGCTAAAATGTACGACGCTGATCAAAAATATATAATTTGTAATGCTGATGAAGGAGACCCAGGTGCTTTCATGGATCGTTCTATTCTTGAAGGTGACCCTCACAGTGTTCTAGAAGCTATGGCAATAGCAGGTTACAGTATTGGTGCTTCAATTGGAGATATTTATATCAGAGCAGAATACCCTCTTGCAATTAGTCGACTTCGAACAGCTATAGGCCAAGCTCGTGAATTAGGGCTTCTTGGGAAAAATATTTTAGGAACTGATTTTAGCTTTGATATAGAGATTAAATATGGTGCTGGTGCTTTCGTATGTGGAGAAGAAACTGCATTAATTCAATCTATTGAAGGTTCACGTGGAGAACCAACTAATAAACCACCATTCCCAGCTCAGAGTGGACTATGGAATAAGCCAACTTGTGTTAACAATGTTGAAACCCTTGCAAATATTCCAGCTATCATTAACAAAGGTGCCGCTTGGTATAGTTCTATAGGAACAGCAACATCCAAGGGAACAAAAGTTTTCGCTCTTGCTGGTAAAATAAATAACGTAGGCCTCGTAGAAGTCCCAATGGGTACTACACTCCGAGAAATTATATTTGATATCGGTGGCGGAATTAAGAACGGCCGTGAATTTAAAGCTGTTCAAACAGGAGGTCCATCCGGTGGATGTATTACAGCAGAATTCTTAGATACTCCAATAGATTATGAATCACTAAGTGCTATAGGATCTATGATGGGTTCTGGCGGTATGATTGTTATGGATGAAGATAATTGTATGATTGATATAGCTAAATTCTACTTAGAATTCACTGTAGAAGAATCTTGTGGTAAATGTTCTCCTTGTAGAATAGGAAATAAACGTCTTCTTGAAATGTTAGAAAAAATTTCAAAAGGAAATGGAACAAAGGAAGATCTGCATAAGCTAAAATCACTTGCAAATACAATAAAGGATACTTCTCTATGTGGACTAGGACAAACAGCTCCAAATCCAGTATTAAGCACAATGAAATACTTTAAAAGTGAATACGAAGCTCACGTATATGATAAAACCTGCCCAGCTGGAGTATGTAAGAACTTATTAAGATACACTATCACTGATAAATGTATCGGCTGTACAAAATGTGCAAGACAATGTCCAGTTAACTGTATTAGTGGAAAAGTTAAAACATTACATGTTATTGACCAAGATAAATGTATCAAATGTGGCGCATGCCAAACTGCATGTCCAGTTAATGCAATCATCAAAAAATAA